In Aegilops tauschii subsp. strangulata cultivar AL8/78 chromosome 3, Aet v6.0, whole genome shotgun sequence, one genomic interval encodes:
- the LOC109769701 gene encoding BTB/POZ and MATH domain-containing protein 2-like encodes MPFTGVSVITDGRAPRSSSPTASSNTSSGYHLLIVEGYSRTKSSTHTGECIRSCPFMVGGYLWCIQYYPNGAKSENADFISLYLVNQRDTLERSKYLKDDSFTLRCDIVVIGDANSRDTATTSPSIKVPSSDMQQHFSDLLLAEEGTDVTFKVGGETIAAHRCVLAARSAVFKAELFGTMKEGMMTTSVIQVDDMDAQVFRAMLGFIYSDSPSEIEEEEDADVMWQHLLIAADRYDLRRLRLMCEKKLSEYVDVTTATTILTLAEQHNCRGLKETCLEFLNSPANLQKVMASGGLDSLAACCPSVLKDLIAKLAKLN; translated from the exons ATGCCCTTCACCGGCGTGTCTGTCATCACCGATGGAAGAGCGCCACGATCTTCCTCGCCAACCGCAAGCAGCAACACCTCCAGCGGCTACCACCTGCTCATAGTCGAGGGGTACTCGCGCACCAAGAGCAGCACACACACGGGAGAGTGCATCAGGTCTTGCCCTTTCATGGTTGGCGGCTACCTTTGGTGCATCCAGTACTACCCCAATGGCGCCAAGTCGGAGAACGCAGATTTTATATCTCTTTATCTTG TTAATCAGAGGGACACCTTGGAAAGATCAAAGTACCTTAAGGATGACAGTTTCACCCTCCGTTGTGACATCGTGGTCATTGGCGATGCTAACAGCAGGGACACTGCCACCACTTCTCCGTCCATCAAGGTGCCTTCTTCGGACATGCAACAGCATTTCAGCGATCTTCTTCTGGCCGAGGAGGGAACGGACGTGACGTTCAAGGTCGGCGGCGAGACGATCGCCGCACACCGTTGTGTGCTGGCGGCCCGATCTGCCGTCTTCAAGGCAGAGCTCTTTGGCACCATGAAAGAAGGCATGATGACTACAAGCGTCATACAGGTTGACGACATGGACGCGCAAGTTTTCAGGGCGATGCTTGGGTTCATTTACAGTGACTCGCCGTCGGAgatagaggaggaagaagatgcaGATGTGATGTGGCAGCACCTGCTCATCGCTGCTGACAGGTATGATCTCCGGCGACTAAGGCTGATGTGTGAAAAGAAGCTGTCCGAGTACGTCGACGTGACCACGGCCACGACCATCTTGACGCTAGCTGAGCAGCACAACTGTCGCGGGTTGAAGGAGACGTGCTTGGAGTTTCTCAACTCTCCTGCAAACCTGCAAAAAGTCATGGCGTCCGGTGGTTTGGATAGTCTTGCTGCATGCTGCCCCTCTGTTCTGAAAGATCTCATTGCCAAGCTTGCCAAGCTTAATTAA